GTCGGCAGAGCGTTTCCATGGTAAGGAAAAGGTCTACGGTTCGATTCCGTAAAGGGGCTCTGAGAGGCGGGGTGACTCGTCGCTCCACGGCTGGGTAGCTCAGGTGGTTAGAGCACACGACTCATAATCGTGGGGTCGCGGGTTCGAGTCCCGCCCCAGCTACCGACAAAGGCAAGAAACGAAGCCCGTTCGCAAGGGCACGACCAGAAGAGGCACACCGTGGCCAGCAAGAGCTCCGACGTTCGTCCCAAGATCACCTTGGCCTGCACCGAGTGCAAGGAACGCAACTACATCACGAAGAAGAACCGTCGCAACGACCCCGATCGCCTCGAGGTCAAGAAGTACTGCGCGCGCTGCAACGCCCACCAGGCGCACCGCGAGACGCGCTGACGTTTCTCCTGCGACGACCCCCGTGCCTGCCGGCGCGGGGGTCTTCGGCGTTCAGAAAGGGGTCCTCCCGTGACTGCTAGCGTCACCCGTATGGACTTGTCCGAGGTCACCACGCTGCGCCTGGGCGGCCCCGCACGGACCGTGGTCGAGGCGACCTCGGAGGCCGAGTTGATCGACGCGGTCCGCGCCGCCGACGAGGCCGGCGAGCCGGTCCTGCTGGTCGGCGGTGGCAGCAACCTGGTCGTCTCCGACGCCGGCTTCGACGGCACCGTCGTGCTGGTCCGCACCCGCGGCATCGACGTCTCGGCCGATGCGTGCAGTGGCGCGATGGTCACCGTCGCCGCCGGCGAGGACTGGGACGCGTTCGTCGCCCACGTCGTCGAGCACGACTGGGAGGGCGTCGAGGCGCTCTCGGGCATCCCCGGGTCGGTCGGTGCCACGCCGATCCAGAACGTCGGCGCCTACGGCCAGGAGGTGGCCGACACGATCGTCAGCGTCCGCACGTGGGACCGCCACGAGAAGCGGGTGCGCACGATCATGTTCACGGACCTGGGGTTCGCGTACCGCCACAGCCGCTTCAAGGGCGAGCCCGACCGGTTCGTGGTCCTGACGGTCGCGTTCCAGTTCCGCTTCGCCGGAGGGCTGAGCGCGCCCGTGCGCTACGGCGAGCTGGCCCGGCGTCTCGGTGTCGAGACCGGTGAGCGGGCCCCGCTGCAGCAGGTGCGCGAGACGGTGCTGGAGCTGCGTCGTGGCAAGGGCATGGTGCTCGACGCCGACGATCACGACACGTGGAGTGCGGGATCGTTCTTCACCAATCCGATCCTGTCCGCGGACGCCGCGGCGGCCCTGCCCGACGAGGCGCCGCGCTTCGAGCAGCCGGACGGCACCGTCAAGACCAGCGCGGCGTGGCTGATCGACCATGCCGGCTTCGCCAAGGGGT
Above is a window of Aeromicrobium senzhongii DNA encoding:
- the rpmG gene encoding 50S ribosomal protein L33, whose amino-acid sequence is MASKSSDVRPKITLACTECKERNYITKKNRRNDPDRLEVKKYCARCNAHQAHRETR
- a CDS encoding UDP-N-acetylmuramate dehydrogenase produces the protein MDLSEVTTLRLGGPARTVVEATSEAELIDAVRAADEAGEPVLLVGGGSNLVVSDAGFDGTVVLVRTRGIDVSADACSGAMVTVAAGEDWDAFVAHVVEHDWEGVEALSGIPGSVGATPIQNVGAYGQEVADTIVSVRTWDRHEKRVRTIMFTDLGFAYRHSRFKGEPDRFVVLTVAFQFRFAGGLSAPVRYGELARRLGVETGERAPLQQVRETVLELRRGKGMVLDADDHDTWSAGSFFTNPILSADAAAALPDEAPRFEQPDGTVKTSAAWLIDHAGFAKGFARGAVGLSGKHVLALTNRGGGTTAELLDLAREVRDGVERTFGIRLVNEPVLVGDALV